In Chitinibacter sp. SCUT-21, a single genomic region encodes these proteins:
- a CDS encoding ABC transporter ATP-binding protein: MIKINNLEKKYETRNGQRTILRNINLTIERGQKIGILGRNGSGKSTLLRIIGGAENPTSGSITRNMKVSWPLAFAGGFQGSLTGLDNLKFICRIYEADIQAAIPFVEEFSELGTYFREPVKRYSAGMRARLAFALSMAVEFDCYLIDEVMAVGDSRFHDKCHYELFEKRKDRSLIIVSHIPEAIRDHCDTFYVMKDGMITQYKDVDQAYEYYEQNN; this comes from the coding sequence ATGATAAAAATTAACAACTTAGAAAAAAAATATGAAACACGGAATGGTCAAAGAACAATTTTGCGCAACATCAATCTAACGATTGAGCGTGGGCAAAAAATAGGTATATTAGGTCGGAATGGTAGTGGTAAATCCACGTTATTGAGAATCATTGGCGGGGCGGAAAACCCAACCTCTGGCTCAATCACTCGCAACATGAAGGTTTCGTGGCCTTTAGCATTTGCGGGCGGATTCCAAGGTAGCCTGACAGGTCTGGACAACTTGAAATTTATTTGTCGGATTTATGAAGCAGATATTCAGGCTGCGATCCCTTTTGTAGAAGAATTTAGTGAGCTTGGTACTTATTTTCGTGAACCAGTCAAACGTTACTCGGCGGGAATGAGGGCTCGCTTAGCCTTTGCTTTGTCAATGGCTGTTGAGTTTGATTGCTATTTAATTGATGAAGTAATGGCCGTTGGCGATAGTCGATTTCATGACAAATGTCATTATGAACTTTTTGAAAAACGTAAAGATCGAAGCTTAATTATCGTTTCACACATTCCTGAGGCTATTCGTGATCACTGCGACACCTTCTATGTAATGAAAGATGGGATGATTACCCAATATAAGGACGTAGACCAAGCGTATGAGTACTATGAACAAAACAACTAA